The Solibacillus sp. FSL W7-1436 genome window below encodes:
- a CDS encoding DUF6612 family protein, translating into MKKRYLFAMSTLSIALVAGCGDTAEPVDGTENEANLTLQQVYENALQRQQNLKSVHAETKMDQVTTFMMEGQTMEMTSNSNLAMDIQQNPMAMYSKGTIEMDMGEDNMELPIEMYMTEEDGFYMYNGDSNEWLKMPDEQYEQLLAQTGAQADASEQLEQLEQFIEDFSFEQDEENYLLTLNIEGDQFKQFILSQMGASLGESVEMNGEILENMSFEDSQYNIVVAKDTFDIKEMDMDLKIITNVEGQETTIENEANIVYSKFDEVKEINIPNEVLKEAKTE; encoded by the coding sequence TTGAAAAAACGATACTTATTCGCAATGTCTACATTATCAATTGCACTAGTTGCAGGCTGCGGAGATACAGCAGAACCGGTTGATGGTACGGAAAACGAAGCCAATTTAACTTTACAGCAAGTATATGAGAACGCCCTGCAGCGCCAGCAAAATTTGAAAAGTGTTCATGCCGAGACAAAAATGGATCAGGTGACGACTTTCATGATGGAAGGTCAGACGATGGAAATGACCAGCAATTCAAATTTGGCAATGGATATTCAGCAAAATCCGATGGCCATGTATTCAAAAGGAACAATCGAGATGGATATGGGCGAGGATAATATGGAATTGCCGATCGAAATGTATATGACAGAAGAAGACGGGTTTTACATGTATAATGGGGACTCGAATGAATGGCTGAAAATGCCGGATGAACAATATGAACAGCTTTTAGCGCAAACCGGCGCCCAGGCTGATGCATCAGAGCAACTCGAACAGCTTGAACAGTTTATCGAAGATTTCAGTTTCGAACAGGATGAAGAAAATTATTTATTGACGCTGAATATTGAAGGGGATCAGTTCAAGCAGTTTATACTGTCGCAAATGGGTGCCAGCTTAGGTGAATCAGTGGAGATGAATGGCGAAATTCTGGAGAATATGTCCTTTGAAGATTCCCAATATAATATTGTTGTAGCAAAAGATACGTTTGATATAAAAGAAATGGATATGGATCTGAAAATCATTACAAATGTTGAAGGTCAGGAAACAACGATTGAAAATGAAGCAAACATTGTCTATTCGAAATTTGATGAAGTAAAAGAGATCAATATACCGAATGAAGTGTTAAAAGAAGCTAAAACCGAATAA
- the msrA gene encoding peptide-methionine (S)-S-oxide reductase MsrA translates to MAHEKATFAGGCFWCMVKPFDQQPGIIEVVSGYTGGHVENPTYEQVCSETTGHLEAVQITFDPEIYPYEKLVELYWTLIDPTDAGGQFYDRGESYTTAIFYHDDVQKQIAELSKSKLEASGKFKSPIAVKILEAKPFYAAEDYHQHYYRKNPAHYERYSIGSGRAGFIEKHWGAK, encoded by the coding sequence ATGGCACATGAAAAAGCGACATTTGCAGGGGGCTGCTTCTGGTGTATGGTAAAGCCGTTTGATCAACAGCCCGGTATTATAGAAGTTGTTTCCGGTTATACGGGCGGGCATGTTGAAAACCCGACATACGAACAGGTGTGCAGTGAAACAACGGGCCATCTTGAGGCAGTTCAAATTACGTTCGATCCTGAAATTTATCCGTATGAAAAACTGGTTGAACTTTATTGGACACTGATCGATCCGACAGATGCAGGCGGTCAATTTTATGACCGCGGCGAATCATACACTACGGCGATTTTTTACCATGATGATGTCCAAAAGCAGATTGCCGAGTTATCCAAGTCCAAGCTGGAGGCAAGCGGAAAATTCAAATCACCGATTGCCGTTAAAATTCTTGAAGCGAAGCCTTTCTATGCGGCGGAAGACTATCATCAGCACTATTATAGGAAGAACCCGGCACATTACGAACGCTATTCGATAGGTTCAGGGCGTGCAGGATTTATTGAAAAACACTGGGGGGCGAAATAA
- a CDS encoding YozE family protein, whose amino-acid sequence MKKSFYHFALTFRGGEWSDKKVRFAESMFLDHAFPKMSDSFDELTNYIEFQSDEYLTIGAFDQLWDLYENKFSL is encoded by the coding sequence TTGAAGAAATCATTTTATCACTTTGCACTCACATTTAGAGGGGGAGAATGGTCGGATAAAAAAGTGCGATTTGCCGAAAGCATGTTTCTCGATCATGCATTTCCGAAAATGTCCGATAGCTTCGATGAACTTACGAATTATATTGAATTTCAATCCGATGAGTATTTGACGATAGGTGCCTTTGACCAATTATGGGACCTATATGAAAATAAATTTTCACTATAA
- a CDS encoding methyl-accepting chemotaxis protein, whose protein sequence is MTCLRNNMKTKPNKEKQRIDPIKPKALFHFFHLIRGKILITFTILMAIIISMQILSYINITNLENNLREFAEENLKQQMHINSLASDIAKLSSHEQTYLITGDEKFLQLYEETKERIHTNLTSVESSFKNQDEELKIVGLIQQFYANYLSYSKSTIEIRQKYGYENAAKLFISSGSQNFKGYIDENTGKLIQILEQRNEKTITELEQFAFASKIMISALTGVAVILTITLGYILSKSIRRNTRKINESILDIAQAGGDLTRRVNVKTKDEFSIIGNSTNILIDSISALVKRVSNLADNVSGSSQELMALADENARTIDFIAGSTKNIASDSSEILNSIGSAGNEMQKLEQSMHVLDERAREVQHAAAEMKDAAHQGSRSVNHSSIVMLEIEETMATTSHTVEKLGEKSKNITSIISTITAIAEQTNLLALNAAIEAARAGEHGRGFAVVAAEVRKLAEQSQKAAKEVSAIVGSIQTEVKSIIEHNHTGVEKVIRGVEVTNETTASLQNILLQTEKTSDILTQMVAQIEQTLNNSHSVTTSFVHVAAIADNTAVNTERSAAAASQGSASMEEINASAVELASQADHLRSVVNEFKI, encoded by the coding sequence GTGACTTGTTTGCGAAATAACATGAAAACTAAGCCCAATAAAGAAAAACAAAGAATCGACCCTATTAAACCGAAAGCCCTATTTCACTTCTTTCACCTAATACGAGGGAAAATTTTAATTACTTTTACTATTTTAATGGCAATTATTATTTCTATGCAAATTTTGTCGTATATTAATATAACAAACTTGGAAAATAACTTGCGGGAATTTGCAGAAGAAAATTTAAAACAGCAAATGCATATTAATAGTTTAGCTTCCGATATTGCGAAGCTTTCAAGCCATGAACAGACTTATTTAATTACAGGTGATGAAAAATTTCTTCAATTATATGAAGAGACAAAGGAACGAATACATACCAATTTAACCTCTGTAGAATCATCATTTAAAAATCAGGACGAAGAGCTCAAAATCGTCGGCTTAATCCAACAGTTTTACGCAAATTATTTATCCTATTCTAAATCGACAATTGAAATCCGTCAAAAGTACGGCTATGAAAATGCCGCTAAACTTTTTATAAGTAGCGGCAGCCAGAATTTCAAAGGCTATATCGATGAAAACACAGGTAAACTGATTCAAATACTGGAACAGCGCAATGAAAAAACCATTACAGAGTTGGAACAGTTTGCATTTGCCTCTAAAATAATGATTTCTGCCTTAACTGGAGTTGCTGTTATTTTAACAATTACATTAGGTTATATCTTATCGAAATCTATTCGCAGAAATACGAGAAAAATCAACGAATCGATTTTGGATATCGCCCAGGCTGGCGGTGACTTAACACGCCGCGTAAATGTCAAAACAAAGGACGAATTTTCTATTATAGGAAATTCCACAAATATTTTAATCGATTCGATCTCTGCATTGGTGAAACGCGTTTCTAACCTAGCCGATAATGTTTCCGGCAGTTCACAGGAATTGATGGCCCTAGCAGATGAAAATGCCCGAACAATTGATTTTATTGCCGGATCTACTAAGAATATCGCGAGCGACAGCAGTGAAATTCTAAACAGCATCGGAAGTGCCGGTAATGAAATGCAGAAATTGGAACAATCGATGCATGTATTAGATGAAAGAGCACGAGAAGTTCAGCATGCTGCAGCTGAAATGAAGGACGCTGCACACCAGGGAAGCAGATCGGTCAACCATTCATCAATTGTCATGCTTGAAATCGAGGAAACAATGGCAACCACTTCTCATACGGTTGAAAAATTAGGGGAAAAATCCAAAAACATTACTTCGATTATTAGTACCATTACAGCAATTGCCGAACAAACAAACCTGCTCGCTTTAAATGCGGCAATCGAAGCTGCCCGTGCCGGAGAACATGGACGAGGTTTTGCAGTTGTAGCGGCTGAAGTTCGTAAACTTGCCGAACAATCCCAAAAGGCAGCGAAAGAAGTTTCGGCAATCGTTGGATCAATTCAAACAGAGGTCAAGTCCATTATCGAGCATAATCACACAGGGGTAGAAAAAGTAATCCGTGGTGTGGAAGTGACGAATGAAACGACCGCTTCATTACAGAATATTTTACTGCAAACAGAAAAAACATCCGATATCTTAACACAGATGGTTGCTCAAATTGAACAAACTTTAAATAACAGTCACAGTGTAACAACTTCATTCGTACATGTTGCAGCGATTGCAGACAATACGGCTGTCAATACGGAACGCAGTGCAGCTGCCGCATCTCAAGGCTCCGCTTCCATGGAAGAAATCAATGCATCGGCTGTTGAACTGGCTTCACAAGCAGATCATCTGCGAAGTGTTGTCAATGAATTTAAAATCTAG
- the msrB gene encoding peptide-methionine (R)-S-oxide reductase MsrB, with product MNKEQRLKELTEMQYHVTQNQGTEPPFRNEYNDVFEDGIYVDIVSGKPLFSSKDKYDAGCGWPSFSKPIEQVEVTEHFDTSHGMRRVEVRSKTADSHLGHVFPDGPQELGGLRYCINSAALRFIPVEDLEKEGYAEYKSLFE from the coding sequence ATGAATAAAGAGCAGCGATTAAAAGAGTTAACAGAAATGCAGTATCATGTTACACAAAACCAAGGAACGGAACCTCCATTCCGCAATGAATACAATGACGTTTTCGAAGATGGGATATATGTGGATATCGTTTCAGGAAAGCCTCTTTTCAGTTCAAAAGACAAATATGATGCGGGCTGTGGCTGGCCATCATTTTCAAAGCCGATTGAGCAAGTAGAGGTAACCGAGCATTTTGATACGTCGCACGGTATGCGTCGTGTGGAAGTCCGCAGTAAAACAGCCGATTCCCATTTAGGGCACGTATTTCCGGATGGTCCGCAAGAATTAGGCGGGTTGCGTTATTGCATCAATTCAGCAGCATTGCGCTTCATTCCGGTGGAGGATCTCGAAAAAGAAGGTTACGCTGAATACAAATCATTGTTTGAATAG
- a CDS encoding CobW family GTP-binding protein, with translation MKDVYLFSGFLGSGKTSMLTDVIRQLKEADLKPAVIMNELGKLPFDSQGVEQDVPLKEMLEGCICCSGAEKTEAQIQSLLHDQEFDVLIIETTGAAHPVEALDAVYSPLFADKLNIKGIVTVADSRLWLDRSSLTPQVRSLFMEQIRHAHLLLANKTDLLTESEQAQVVYELQGFNKNAFILQTTNGRVPLKLLQNMQSTARVSKDDIVSARIGESFNLGSRLVRFDTSFTQEQFEDWVRSLPDTVYRMKGYVPIEGIKNPMLFQYAYGMVQWLPEYIKMEPNLVIIGENINSLEIISLS, from the coding sequence ATGAAAGATGTATATTTATTTAGCGGATTTTTAGGGAGCGGTAAAACGTCCATGTTAACCGATGTTATTCGACAATTGAAAGAAGCCGATTTAAAGCCTGCAGTGATTATGAACGAATTGGGCAAGCTACCGTTCGATTCACAGGGGGTGGAACAGGATGTACCGCTGAAGGAAATGCTGGAAGGCTGTATTTGCTGTAGCGGGGCTGAAAAAACGGAAGCGCAAATCCAATCACTTTTACACGATCAGGAATTTGATGTACTTATAATAGAAACAACAGGGGCTGCACACCCTGTAGAAGCACTGGATGCGGTCTATTCGCCTTTATTTGCGGATAAGCTGAATATAAAGGGGATTGTGACAGTTGCGGACAGTCGGTTATGGTTGGACCGGTCAAGCCTTACTCCGCAGGTACGTTCTCTATTTATGGAACAGATCCGTCATGCCCATCTGTTACTGGCGAACAAAACGGACTTGCTTACGGAATCGGAACAGGCACAGGTTGTCTATGAGCTGCAAGGCTTTAATAAAAATGCCTTCATCCTTCAGACGACAAATGGCCGGGTTCCTTTAAAGTTATTGCAAAATATGCAGTCTACAGCACGTGTTTCCAAAGATGACATCGTTTCCGCCCGCATTGGTGAAAGCTTTAATTTAGGTTCACGGCTTGTACGATTTGATACAAGTTTTACGCAAGAACAGTTTGAAGACTGGGTTCGCTCATTACCGGATACGGTTTATCGCATGAAAGGCTATGTTCCGATTGAGGGAATCAAAAATCCGATGCTGTTCCAATATGCTTATGGGATGGTCCAATGGCTGCCGGAATATATAAAGATGGAACCGAACTTAGTCATTATTGGAGAAAATATCAACTCTCTTGAAATTATCTCACTATCATAA
- a CDS encoding lmo1851 family serine protease, with protein sequence MDEQKRDEDQNGLNEEQLTKPAGKYLRMKPFAFIMVIFLTILCTAGLTIFALTFGEKKVVEVKEPVERAEFKKLYDAYDALQQKYYEDINEEEVVYGAINGMFDALGDPYSDYMNKDEASSFNESLSSSFQGIGAEIQERNGYIMIVSPIKNTPAEKAGLQPKDMVLAVDGKSVKGMSSTEAVLLIRGEKGSEVTLTIQRGDAESFDMTIVRDDIPVETVYGDIDEEGIAHFQITSFSENTAVELEKLLIEYEKQGMKGIVLDVRQNPGGYLKAAIDISNLFVEEGKTIVQIQERDEAPQIVAADNRSKYNLPITVLIDEGSASASEILAGALKESAGAQIVGLNSFGKGTMQEIIYLEDGANLKFTTGKWLTPDGNWVNEKGIAPDVKVDYPDYASLPYIDPSQQYEQDANHASIKTAERILEVLGYEPGEVDTHFDDETEAAIKAYQQDNELEVTGILTGDTTYALMDAISEKLKNDDPQILKAKELLDIKPEEKTNE encoded by the coding sequence ATGGATGAACAAAAAAGAGATGAGGATCAAAACGGCTTAAACGAAGAGCAATTGACAAAGCCGGCAGGAAAGTATTTACGCATGAAACCATTTGCATTTATAATGGTCATTTTCCTGACAATTTTATGTACAGCCGGTTTAACGATTTTTGCGTTAACATTCGGCGAAAAGAAAGTAGTGGAAGTAAAAGAGCCGGTTGAACGGGCGGAATTTAAAAAACTTTACGATGCGTATGATGCACTTCAGCAAAAATATTATGAAGACATAAATGAAGAAGAAGTGGTATATGGTGCAATCAACGGAATGTTTGATGCATTGGGTGACCCTTATTCTGATTATATGAACAAAGATGAGGCAAGTTCATTTAATGAAAGTCTTTCTTCAAGTTTCCAAGGAATTGGAGCAGAGATCCAGGAACGAAATGGATATATTATGATTGTTTCCCCAATTAAAAATACACCTGCAGAAAAAGCCGGGTTACAACCGAAAGATATGGTACTGGCGGTTGACGGAAAAAGCGTCAAAGGCATGAGTTCTACAGAAGCTGTGTTATTGATTCGCGGTGAAAAAGGATCTGAAGTCACTTTGACGATTCAACGCGGAGATGCTGAAAGCTTTGATATGACAATCGTGCGTGATGATATTCCTGTTGAAACCGTATATGGTGATATTGATGAAGAAGGAATTGCACACTTCCAAATTACTTCTTTCAGCGAAAATACAGCAGTGGAGCTGGAAAAGCTGTTAATCGAATATGAAAAACAGGGGATGAAAGGGATTGTTTTAGATGTACGTCAAAATCCTGGCGGCTATTTAAAAGCGGCAATCGATATTTCAAACTTGTTTGTTGAAGAAGGAAAAACAATCGTTCAAATTCAGGAACGCGATGAAGCGCCACAAATTGTAGCTGCGGACAATCGTTCCAAATATAATCTTCCGATAACAGTATTGATCGATGAAGGAAGTGCCTCTGCTTCTGAAATTCTGGCAGGTGCGTTAAAAGAGTCTGCAGGTGCCCAAATCGTTGGATTGAATTCCTTTGGTAAAGGGACGATGCAGGAAATCATCTATTTGGAAGACGGAGCAAACTTGAAGTTTACAACAGGCAAATGGTTGACTCCGGACGGCAACTGGGTGAATGAAAAAGGAATTGCGCCGGATGTGAAGGTTGACTATCCGGATTATGCTTCATTACCGTATATCGATCCAAGCCAGCAATATGAACAGGATGCCAATCATGCGTCAATCAAAACAGCTGAGCGTATTCTGGAAGTATTGGGATATGAGCCGGGTGAAGTTGATACACACTTCGATGATGAAACTGAAGCCGCAATAAAAGCATATCAGCAAGATAATGAATTAGAAGTGACAGGTATTTTAACAGGCGATACAACATATGCCTTAATGGATGCAATTAGCGAAAAGCTGAAAAATGATGATCCTCAAATTTTAAAGGCAAAAGAATTACTGGATATAAAGCCTGAAGAAAAAACAAACGAATAA
- a CDS encoding RND transporter, translated as MSQEVAKKFIDRISSTVDPLANIVTVSLFCENAINHLIQEKLPKVRSFKDQTTYIPMASSNYSTKVYSVYALGLIEQKLFENLWLLNYWRNKAAHNISVDIKALPMNFHIFDNNLKIEKDMNENEIVIGIALCTYKELHVFLNEQYGIKLNW; from the coding sequence ATGAGTCAGGAAGTCGCAAAGAAATTTATTGATCGAATATCAAGCACAGTGGATCCGTTAGCGAATATTGTCACGGTTAGTCTGTTTTGTGAAAATGCCATTAACCATCTGATACAGGAAAAGCTGCCGAAAGTACGAAGCTTTAAGGATCAGACAACTTATATCCCGATGGCAAGCTCCAATTACAGCACAAAGGTATATTCTGTTTATGCATTAGGCTTAATCGAACAGAAATTATTCGAAAACTTATGGTTACTGAATTATTGGCGTAACAAAGCCGCACATAATATTAGTGTGGATATTAAAGCTTTGCCGATGAACTTTCACATTTTTGATAACAACCTTAAAATCGAAAAAGACATGAATGAAAACGAAATTGTCATCGGGATTGCGCTTTGCACTTACAAAGAGCTGCATGTGTTCTTAAATGAACAATACGGTATTAAATTAAATTGGTGA
- the deoD gene encoding purine-nucleoside phosphorylase has protein sequence MSVHINAKKGDIAEIVLLPGDPLRAKYIAETFLEDVVQYNEVRNILGYTGTYKGKRVSVQGTGMGVPSISIYATELMQEYGVQKLIRVGTCGAIQKDVKVRDVIIAQTSSTDSNMNRVVFGGTIDYAPTADFDLLLKAYNAAKEANLNVRVGNIFTADMFYSDEAQNEKLAQYGVLAVEMETSALYTLAAKFGRQALTVLTVSDHILTGEVTSSEERQTTFNDMMVIALEAAIQD, from the coding sequence ATGAGCGTTCATATTAATGCCAAAAAAGGCGACATTGCAGAAATTGTACTATTACCAGGAGATCCATTACGCGCAAAATATATTGCCGAAACATTTTTAGAAGATGTTGTACAATATAACGAAGTACGTAATATTCTTGGCTACACAGGTACGTATAAAGGAAAACGCGTTTCTGTTCAAGGGACAGGCATGGGTGTACCATCGATTTCAATTTATGCGACTGAATTAATGCAAGAATACGGTGTACAGAAACTGATCCGTGTAGGTACTTGCGGTGCGATTCAAAAAGACGTGAAAGTACGTGACGTTATTATTGCACAAACATCATCTACAGATTCAAACATGAATCGTGTTGTTTTCGGCGGTACAATCGACTATGCACCAACTGCTGACTTCGATCTATTACTGAAAGCTTACAATGCTGCTAAAGAAGCAAACTTAAACGTACGTGTAGGTAATATCTTCACTGCAGATATGTTCTATTCAGACGAAGCACAAAACGAAAAATTAGCGCAATATGGCGTATTAGCTGTAGAAATGGAAACATCAGCACTATACACATTAGCAGCAAAATTCGGTCGTCAAGCTTTAACAGTACTAACAGTATCTGACCATATCTTAACAGGTGAAGTAACTTCATCTGAAGAGCGTCAAACTACGTTCAATGACATGATGGTTATTGCGTTAGAAGCGGCTATTCAAGACTAA